The Xenopus laevis strain J_2021 chromosome 5L, Xenopus_laevis_v10.1, whole genome shotgun sequence genome has a segment encoding these proteins:
- the LOC108716628 gene encoding protein PET117 homolog, mitochondrial: protein MSTISKVVLGISVVLSVGTVVGVHVKQRLDRERLREGVLQDLERQSRKQENLRLLEEQIHLTKRLEAEREKILLTEGSSKF from the exons ATGTCTACCATATCGAAGGTGGTGCTGGGTATCAGTGTGGTCCTGTCTGTGGGTACGGTAGTTGGAGTGCATGTGAAGCAGAGACTGGACAGAGAG AGGCTGCGTGAAGGAGTGCTACAAGATTTGGAAAGGCAGAGTCGGAAGCAGGAGAACCTCCGGCTACTTGAGGAGCAAATTCATTTGACCAAACGCCTTGAAGCAGAAAGAGAGAAAATACTTCTTACCGAGGGCTCCTCCAAATTTTAG